One segment of Leptospira fletcheri DNA contains the following:
- a CDS encoding response regulator: MNKGYIICVDDEVSVLETLQEQLHNEFGKTHEIETARSAEEALALLEEIQNSGFVIEVIITDQVMPGMKGADFLEAVHKKSPDSIKILLTGQAGLDSAIHAINFGGLSRYVEKPWNIEDLSKDIRSLIEKFRQNLENQHLVNELNRRIKELEEENRKLQQTD, encoded by the coding sequence ATGAATAAAGGTTACATTATTTGTGTCGATGATGAAGTATCGGTTCTGGAAACACTCCAGGAGCAGCTACATAACGAATTCGGAAAGACCCACGAAATCGAAACCGCGAGGAGCGCGGAGGAAGCCTTAGCTCTTTTAGAGGAAATCCAGAATTCGGGTTTCGTGATAGAAGTCATTATCACGGACCAGGTCATGCCTGGGATGAAAGGTGCCGATTTTCTGGAGGCTGTCCACAAAAAGTCTCCCGATTCGATCAAAATCCTACTGACCGGACAAGCCGGTCTGGATTCGGCCATCCATGCCATAAATTTCGGAGGGCTAAGCAGGTACGTAGAAAAGCCCTGGAATATCGAGGACCTGAGCAAGGACATTCGGTCCTTGATCGAGAAGTTCCGTCAAAATCTGGAGAACCAACATCTTGTCAATGAACTCAACCGCAGAATCAAGGAACTCGAAGAAGAGAATCGAAAACTCCAACAGACCGACTGA
- a CDS encoding MFS transporter: MRKHSFILVLTVFIDMMGFSLIFPIFPETLNHFLAQAGDPLLDLLASWTSRLLDSSAHDWKLFVALFGGIVASLYSVLQFLFSPIWGKLSDRTGRRPVLVFTCTGSFVGYLVWLSSGSFSFFVLSRVITGLMGGNISVATAAMADSTEEKDRAKGMGMIGAGIGLGFIAGPSIGGILAHTDPSVLIPFLPWSKMTVFPSVALAATAAALINLLFVVFRFRETLPVSLRRKPEGRLHPILGVFDIGSRDVLWISMLNFLFLFFFSGFEFSLNFYLDQFLGFKPMEIGYTFVYIGLIIVLVQGGIIRRISGKVPEKSIGMFAGSMLVIGFLLLSFTDSKTQLFLSLTFLAIGSAFLNPAVSAMVSLFSPAQDQGKNLGILRSLGSLGRGISPVAFSLVYSQKGPQISFLVSGILSALFLFFFWFVRQPKRHQS; this comes from the coding sequence ATGAGGAAACATTCCTTCATCTTAGTTCTTACAGTATTCATTGATATGATGGGGTTTTCCCTCATCTTCCCGATCTTTCCCGAAACCCTGAACCATTTCCTCGCCCAAGCCGGAGATCCTCTCTTGGACCTTCTTGCAAGTTGGACTTCCCGGTTGCTGGACAGTTCCGCTCACGATTGGAAACTTTTCGTTGCTTTATTCGGAGGGATCGTCGCCAGTCTCTACTCCGTTTTACAGTTCCTGTTCTCTCCGATTTGGGGAAAACTTTCGGACCGGACCGGTCGGAGACCCGTGTTAGTATTTACCTGCACGGGCAGCTTCGTCGGCTATTTGGTATGGCTCTCGTCGGGTAGCTTTTCCTTTTTCGTACTTTCTAGAGTAATCACCGGACTCATGGGAGGGAATATTTCCGTGGCTACGGCAGCCATGGCGGATTCCACGGAGGAAAAAGATAGAGCAAAAGGAATGGGAATGATCGGTGCGGGAATCGGACTCGGCTTCATCGCGGGACCGTCCATAGGAGGAATTCTTGCTCATACCGATCCTTCGGTTTTGATTCCGTTCCTTCCTTGGTCAAAGATGACCGTATTCCCTTCCGTCGCTCTGGCGGCGACCGCTGCGGCTCTGATCAACCTACTTTTCGTCGTTTTCCGTTTCCGGGAAACTCTCCCCGTATCGCTGAGAAGAAAACCGGAAGGAAGGTTGCATCCTATATTAGGAGTATTTGATATAGGTTCGCGCGACGTCCTTTGGATCAGTATGTTGAATTTTCTATTCTTATTTTTCTTTTCCGGATTCGAATTCTCGCTGAACTTCTATTTGGACCAATTTTTGGGATTTAAACCGATGGAAATCGGTTACACCTTCGTTTATATAGGCCTGATCATCGTGTTGGTACAAGGCGGAATCATCCGGCGTATCAGCGGAAAAGTGCCGGAAAAAAGCATCGGAATGTTTGCCGGATCCATGCTTGTGATCGGCTTTCTTCTGCTCTCCTTCACGGATTCGAAAACCCAACTCTTCCTATCTCTAACCTTTTTGGCGATAGGCAGCGCCTTTTTAAACCCCGCCGTTTCGGCCATGGTCTCCTTGTTCTCCCCTGCCCAGGACCAGGGAAAAAATTTGGGGATTTTGAGAAGCCTAGGTTCCCTAGGAAGAGGAATTTCGCCGGTCGCTTTCAGTTTGGTATATTCCCAGAAGGGACCCCAAATTTCCTTCCTAGTTTCCGGAATTTTAAGCGCTTTATTCCTATTCTTCTTTTGGTTCGTACGACAACCGAAACGCCATCAATCTTAA
- a CDS encoding phasin-related domain-containing protein, with product MEKVLMDILNAGIAAFQSGEGKIKQSVHDLEKLYEELRAKGAQNQSEQANRLRDLIQKTITDAQSKLQSANSETTAIYQQLKENFQKISSQVNEILPEDLKAKAKSAIEELNKLSQKK from the coding sequence ATGGAAAAAGTCTTAATGGATATCTTAAATGCCGGCATAGCCGCATTCCAGTCTGGGGAAGGAAAGATCAAACAATCCGTCCACGATTTGGAAAAACTCTACGAGGAATTGCGGGCCAAGGGTGCGCAAAACCAATCGGAGCAAGCGAATCGCCTTCGGGATCTGATCCAAAAAACGATCACCGACGCTCAATCTAAATTGCAAAGCGCGAACTCCGAAACGACCGCGATTTACCAGCAACTGAAGGAGAATTTTCAAAAAATCTCCTCGCAGGTAAACGAGATACTTCCGGAAGACCTAAAGGCTAAGGCAAAATCCGCGATAGAAGAGCTCAACAAACTTAGCCAAAAAAAGTAG
- a CDS encoding DNA primase — protein sequence MMVKSSPAIPSQEQKMTQHPNSEFDIVTLIELAKKNKYERAVAGFQILDRLDRLELPKKIKGRKLAVQAMFALASEDVQYKYVTKEERAAIEQETRISDPAYSKFNGLFEAPQAPISEEDTEEDFIPEETPKPFMDMEDGEEGDDSFDDDEDEDEEENDSDDEDEEEDEEEETEDEEE from the coding sequence ATGATGGTAAAATCTTCGCCTGCTATCCCTTCTCAGGAACAAAAAATGACCCAGCATCCGAATTCAGAATTCGACATTGTGACTCTTATCGAACTGGCCAAGAAAAACAAGTATGAAAGAGCCGTAGCCGGATTCCAAATTCTGGACAGGCTAGATCGACTCGAATTGCCTAAAAAAATCAAAGGCAGAAAACTAGCGGTTCAGGCGATGTTCGCCCTGGCCAGCGAGGACGTCCAATACAAATACGTCACCAAGGAAGAAAGGGCTGCCATCGAGCAGGAAACCAGAATTTCCGACCCGGCATATTCTAAATTCAACGGACTTTTCGAAGCCCCCCAAGCCCCGATCTCGGAAGAAGATACCGAGGAAGATTTCATTCCGGAAGAGACTCCGAAACCGTTTATGGACATGGAAGACGGAGAAGAAGGAGACGATTCCTTCGACGATGACGAGGATGAAGACGAAGAAGAGAACGATTCCGACGACGAGGATGAAGAAGAGGACGAAGAGGAAGAAACCGAAGACGAGGAAGAGTAA
- a CDS encoding LIC_11959 family protein: MLGFRGKLVGALYFAALTISSAEVAGEPAANTYRGTIPLESPRSSDLKSALSEGNPNFPENIRLFFQGTEGNYAVFYDWNGHTFYYQYRENKFDRRLRKYVSRLSNGAAYEVSGEYVGVFVFENKVVRRFKKKGEDSLADKKERQSIPVFRLKAYKELIVEDILF; this comes from the coding sequence ATGCTCGGATTCCGGGGGAAACTCGTGGGCGCACTGTATTTTGCCGCCTTAACGATTTCCTCCGCCGAAGTGGCTGGCGAACCCGCTGCGAATACCTATCGGGGAACGATTCCTTTGGAATCCCCCCGCTCTTCCGATTTAAAATCCGCTTTAAGCGAAGGGAATCCGAATTTTCCGGAAAACATCCGACTGTTCTTCCAAGGGACGGAGGGAAATTACGCCGTGTTTTATGATTGGAACGGACATACGTTTTATTACCAATATAGGGAAAACAAATTCGATCGACGGCTGCGAAAGTACGTATCCAGACTCTCGAACGGAGCTGCGTACGAAGTTTCCGGAGAATATGTAGGTGTTTTCGTTTTTGAAAATAAGGTGGTCCGAAGATTCAAAAAGAAAGGCGAGGATTCCCTGGCCGACAAAAAGGAAAGGCAATCGATTCCCGTCTTTAGATTGAAGGCCTACAAGGAACTCATCGTCGAGGATATCCTGTTTTGA
- a CDS encoding HEAT repeat domain-containing protein codes for MNSTAESRNSKKRIENSNRPTEGKRRKEIGISVFFRNFCLALVMTLALLFVSRAEAGAKEPPKPKYTAEQIKKKKEVLLQILKYGTTKERAGALRELEDFPKEDAGELYDLVGVILSKDPDWSMRIYALRICGTLELTNFEDKIVALLKSDQQEISKEAIYVTKKLKFQSAIPTLTELLKTQDFTKNSNYTIALIDTLAEFPEATDAFQTLESRFQEKFNDPELRAQTALYFGKVKNGSVENLLISTFKDDKEPITIRAYSVNSLGKMKSKDAIQPMTELLAKIRNLKSKTDVQDYQALKIHIITALVSLGDKDIIEELYSLARDDDAVVRLRAIKHLAETEDPAVLEILEYKAQRDPSEKVKRAAQNALNQLKKKISPDFVPPAAEKPREPSGIKRYNSRRPSSSREESPARTDAGSPSSSDKKPDAAPQGGSGESEDLEDQ; via the coding sequence ATGAACTCAACCGCAGAATCAAGGAACTCGAAGAAGAGAATCGAAAACTCCAACAGACCGACTGAAGGAAAAAGAAGGAAAGAAATCGGTATTTCCGTTTTCTTCCGGAATTTCTGCCTTGCTCTCGTCATGACCCTTGCTTTGCTCTTCGTCTCCCGAGCCGAAGCGGGCGCCAAAGAGCCTCCGAAGCCGAAATACACCGCAGAACAAATCAAAAAGAAGAAGGAAGTACTTCTTCAAATTCTAAAATACGGAACCACCAAAGAGCGAGCCGGTGCTCTCCGGGAACTCGAGGATTTTCCGAAGGAGGACGCGGGAGAACTTTACGATCTCGTCGGCGTCATCCTTTCCAAGGATCCGGATTGGTCCATGCGCATCTATGCATTGCGCATCTGTGGAACCCTGGAACTTACCAATTTCGAGGACAAGATCGTCGCTCTTCTAAAAAGCGACCAACAAGAGATCTCTAAAGAAGCGATATACGTAACCAAAAAACTCAAGTTTCAGTCCGCGATCCCTACTTTGACCGAACTCCTAAAAACGCAGGATTTTACCAAAAACTCGAATTATACGATCGCCCTCATAGATACGTTAGCGGAATTCCCCGAGGCAACGGACGCTTTTCAGACATTGGAGTCCAGATTTCAGGAAAAATTCAACGACCCGGAACTCCGCGCACAAACCGCTCTGTACTTCGGAAAAGTAAAAAACGGATCCGTGGAAAACCTGCTGATCTCTACGTTTAAGGACGATAAGGAACCGATCACGATCCGGGCGTACAGCGTCAATTCCCTAGGAAAAATGAAGTCGAAGGATGCAATCCAACCGATGACGGAATTATTGGCCAAGATCCGGAACCTAAAGTCGAAGACCGACGTCCAGGATTACCAGGCCTTAAAAATCCATATCATCACCGCCTTGGTCTCGTTAGGAGACAAGGACATTATAGAAGAATTATATTCGTTGGCGAGAGACGACGATGCGGTGGTTCGCTTGAGAGCCATCAAACATTTGGCGGAAACGGAAGACCCGGCCGTCTTAGAAATCCTGGAATACAAAGCCCAGAGGGATCCGAGCGAAAAAGTGAAACGGGCGGCGCAGAACGCTTTGAACCAGCTTAAGAAAAAGATTTCTCCCGACTTCGTCCCTCCCGCCGCCGAGAAACCACGTGAGCCTTCCGGCATCAAACGATACAATTCTCGCCGACCTTCTTCCTCACGGGAAGAATCTCCTGCAAGAACGGATGCAGGTTCTCCCTCTTCCTCTGACAAAAAACCGGATGCCGCTCCCCAAGGCGGCAGCGGCGAGTCCGAGGACTTAGAGGACCAATAG
- a CDS encoding bifunctional nuclease domain-containing protein, which translates to MDLIEANIYNISLTNVGFAVFLKAKDDSDQRVVPIFIGPLETHSITSVLEGTKPPRPMTHDLMTILLTTLGIQIVKIAIEEIIDNTFYAKITLRKDEELIVLDARPSDSIALALRASAPIYLAKKVIEEAGIVMKDDEIPGETIGKEKISQLPKSQLEILQDSLDNALKAEDYETAAKIRDQIRKMLENPS; encoded by the coding sequence ATGGATTTAATAGAAGCGAACATTTACAATATTTCTCTAACCAATGTCGGATTCGCAGTATTCCTAAAAGCAAAAGACGACTCGGATCAAAGGGTCGTGCCCATTTTTATCGGCCCCCTCGAAACCCATTCGATCACGTCCGTTTTAGAAGGCACCAAGCCTCCCCGCCCCATGACCCACGATTTGATGACCATCCTTTTGACGACTCTAGGAATCCAAATCGTAAAGATCGCGATCGAGGAAATCATAGACAATACGTTCTACGCCAAAATCACCCTTAGGAAGGACGAAGAACTGATCGTTCTGGATGCCCGACCAAGCGATTCGATCGCGCTCGCTCTCCGTGCCAGCGCCCCCATTTACCTCGCCAAGAAAGTGATCGAAGAAGCCGGAATCGTAATGAAGGATGATGAAATTCCCGGAGAAACCATCGGGAAGGAAAAAATTTCCCAACTTCCTAAGTCGCAATTGGAAATCCTGCAAGATTCTCTGGATAACGCTCTGAAGGCGGAGGATTACGAAACCGCTGCAAAGATCCGGGACCAGATCCGCAAAATGTTGGAAAATCCCTCCTAA
- a CDS encoding Lsa36 family surface (lipo)protein, translating to MGEMSQIKNVLRRCVKAIAFVILGVSVYSFPFSGLQAQITCTPPLTGNNVCTMIPSNIQSDFNGLALSIQTQYLNQVTKSMADSAVMSNISASMMGPGTVNRFQIGGGLGVAGVKHNDITVSYNGTTLPNFPNVGASVNPSLMLAVNLGWLFGKGQADQPDRSADVPDSQRSFLHRLNLYVHGFQGNIGSGDLKTLTNQANNGVHLNGNFNNAGVTLRFQLLRERYTRLDFFGFTGLSLGVGFHRQSENVSLSYAPGVNSAAQVNFGSAVGRWDETVSFGYRNKAQSVPVDIRTGLRLFYFLTVFVGAGVSNNTGYAKMNLDVNGPLYLAVNVPTSSGLPASVIQQLSGGASGTLRMDLTGSANSRTQTNYFLGGVEVNLLTFKILAEGMVTNDKIYAANIGLKFAL from the coding sequence ATGGGCGAGATGTCTCAAATTAAGAACGTTTTAAGGCGGTGTGTAAAAGCCATCGCCTTTGTTATTTTAGGTGTTTCCGTATATTCGTTCCCCTTTTCTGGCTTGCAAGCTCAGATCACTTGTACGCCCCCACTGACAGGCAACAACGTATGTACGATGATTCCGTCGAACATACAGTCCGACTTTAACGGGTTGGCGCTCTCCATCCAAACCCAGTATTTGAACCAGGTTACGAAGTCTATGGCGGACTCCGCGGTGATGAGCAACATAAGCGCATCCATGATGGGGCCTGGTACGGTGAACCGATTCCAAATCGGAGGCGGTCTCGGAGTAGCGGGAGTTAAACATAACGACATTACGGTTTCTTATAATGGTACGACTCTTCCGAATTTTCCGAACGTAGGAGCTTCCGTAAACCCGTCCCTGATGTTGGCTGTGAATTTAGGATGGCTGTTCGGCAAGGGGCAGGCCGACCAACCGGATCGTTCCGCGGATGTTCCCGATTCCCAACGATCCTTTTTGCATCGATTGAACTTGTATGTACACGGATTCCAGGGAAATATCGGGTCCGGCGATCTGAAGACTCTCACGAACCAGGCAAACAACGGAGTCCATCTAAATGGAAATTTCAATAACGCAGGTGTGACTCTACGATTCCAATTGTTGAGAGAGAGATACACTCGCTTGGATTTCTTCGGCTTTACGGGATTGAGCTTAGGTGTAGGATTCCATCGGCAGAGCGAAAATGTGAGCCTCTCCTATGCCCCCGGAGTGAATTCCGCGGCCCAGGTCAATTTCGGATCCGCCGTAGGTAGGTGGGACGAAACCGTTTCATTCGGTTATAGAAACAAGGCCCAGTCCGTCCCTGTGGATATTCGAACAGGATTGAGGCTGTTCTATTTTCTCACCGTATTCGTAGGGGCCGGAGTCAGCAATAATACGGGCTACGCAAAAATGAATCTGGACGTAAACGGACCTCTGTATCTTGCGGTTAACGTTCCTACTTCTTCCGGATTGCCTGCGTCGGTGATCCAGCAATTGAGTGGAGGCGCCAGCGGAACTCTTCGAATGGATCTCACCGGATCGGCCAATTCTAGAACGCAGACGAATTACTTTTTGGGCGGAGTGGAAGTGAACCTTCTCACCTTTAAGATCTTAGCGGAAGGGATGGTCACGAACGACAAGATCTATGCAGCGAATATAGGACTGAAGTTCGCACTCTAG
- a CDS encoding type 1 glutamine amidotransferase translates to MRCLVVRFKDCEGPGTLLDCLRERNYRITYHNAYDPHVHLMPDAHQVFDLVVFLGGPQTVHDPAQEAFFSPWLELASHLVRMENRKVIGICLGSQILAKVLGAKVYTGAKGPEVGFSDVRLVNGSHSRFSKLNGKASFPAFHLHEDVFDLPAGAELILEGKEYPNQMFSWKGRIFGIQCHLEVTAPMLEVWKNVHSEFIRKAGWKPGPEVGLQRSQMEEAGRIIFEGILDAGPDFPKL, encoded by the coding sequence ATGAGATGCTTGGTCGTTCGTTTTAAGGATTGCGAAGGCCCGGGAACCCTCCTCGATTGCCTCCGAGAAAGAAATTATAGAATCACATATCACAACGCGTACGATCCGCATGTGCATCTTATGCCGGACGCCCACCAAGTCTTCGATTTGGTGGTGTTTCTCGGAGGTCCGCAAACGGTACACGATCCGGCTCAAGAGGCTTTTTTTTCTCCCTGGCTGGAACTCGCTTCCCATCTGGTTCGGATGGAAAATCGGAAAGTGATCGGGATCTGTTTAGGCTCTCAGATTCTCGCCAAGGTGTTAGGAGCGAAAGTTTATACCGGAGCTAAGGGACCCGAAGTCGGTTTTTCCGATGTTCGTCTGGTCAACGGATCCCATTCCCGTTTTTCCAAATTGAACGGAAAAGCGTCCTTTCCGGCGTTTCATTTGCATGAGGATGTCTTCGATCTTCCGGCGGGTGCGGAACTGATTCTGGAAGGGAAGGAGTATCCGAACCAGATGTTCTCCTGGAAAGGAAGAATTTTCGGGATCCAATGCCACTTGGAAGTTACGGCTCCCATGCTCGAAGTTTGGAAAAACGTGCATTCCGAATTCATTCGAAAGGCCGGATGGAAACCTGGACCGGAAGTAGGACTTCAGAGGTCTCAAATGGAAGAGGCCGGTAGGATCATTTTCGAAGGAATCCTGGATGCAGGGCCGGATTTTCCGAAGCTTTAG
- a CDS encoding TlpA family protein disulfide reductase has protein sequence MDSPANPDSRPNPPGFLSRFCFGLFFTLFAALASCAPSEQSNLGVQAFEGLTLDDKPVRLAEVPADRIALNVYGPNCVPCIKEVPVLNHLYSELEGNPRIKFYMVVDPTVFVDNPEQMTEEEIIREAKVQMGSEIRKYGIKLPVLIMKKPFRISRNQGLVTGTPETLLFKTKPLVLYYNFIGPISEESDSSAIQKDRKVMFFKRMVGSS, from the coding sequence ATGGATTCCCCGGCAAACCCCGATTCCAGGCCGAACCCCCCCGGATTTCTTTCCCGGTTTTGTTTTGGTCTATTTTTCACTCTTTTCGCTGCCCTTGCGTCTTGTGCCCCCTCGGAACAATCCAATCTAGGGGTTCAGGCGTTCGAGGGGCTGACCCTTGACGACAAACCCGTAAGGCTTGCCGAGGTTCCCGCGGACCGGATCGCGCTGAACGTATATGGACCGAATTGCGTTCCTTGCATCAAGGAAGTTCCCGTGCTCAACCATCTCTATTCGGAATTGGAAGGGAATCCCAGAATCAAGTTTTACATGGTCGTGGACCCGACCGTATTCGTGGACAATCCAGAGCAGATGACGGAAGAAGAAATCATCCGGGAGGCCAAAGTTCAGATGGGCTCTGAAATTCGGAAGTACGGAATCAAACTTCCGGTATTGATCATGAAGAAACCGTTTCGGATTTCCAGAAACCAAGGACTGGTGACCGGGACTCCGGAGACTTTGCTCTTCAAAACCAAACCTCTGGTCTTGTATTATAATTTTATCGGGCCAATCAGCGAGGAATCGGATTCTTCGGCCATCCAAAAGGATCGGAAAGTAATGTTCTTTAAAAGGATGGTGGGATCCTCATGA
- a CDS encoding alpha/beta hydrolase has translation MEQTVVKKVSPKTRRKGNDYNVSPDDIYIFPLTDATNAFLQKVWNSFVNKMVAMTLPNGKPVFQYAIFESIQGKNLKIVASATHFKMKEVADRVGLQSIEEFIRNTIPISIQDAGNLSARYLREAILSVEKKARPEVYFHSLNDERIHPNLKKLLTETMNYAAGIPLFVKGFPIGMLWGIRRDNMTEDQEEEVRQQLYSLYDVIDFVISKEMGSKGDPYYARKNIEKSDLNSRAKNLFYTRGYGQNDPVTTIVFDSHTYHRSYRLDASYIIPSGDGFSVSLKRFEPKDKNDTGINLLLIPGFFCRRSVMDKVARELALKHGYRVFSMDMRGRSRRTLPPFGIREGWTVDDFIQEDFPAVLQWIQENFPNEKLVAVGHSMGGMIPRFYSAAYEEIVRKRKDSPLPLPKPEEILSGIVSITSPNFIRLQAQIPGLDVLKMGLKLVPSKTISDFLFDLTSFSLQTTLPTVDLNKFFKFLLGLHSSLRAVSFDLHTKVVNLRDFVGYRQISPPEWYFLIEDIFCEESTKVVLQFLRSQLSQDHSFLSYDGNLDYTALQKNLKIPLLSILGSLDKVVPSETIKADLAALPHEKNQILSYEQGHLGIVFHMPVVREMCSEIDSWIRRLDST, from the coding sequence ATGGAACAGACCGTAGTGAAAAAGGTCAGCCCCAAAACCCGCAGGAAAGGCAACGATTACAACGTCAGTCCTGACGATATTTATATTTTTCCGTTAACGGATGCAACGAACGCTTTCCTGCAAAAAGTCTGGAACTCCTTCGTGAATAAGATGGTGGCGATGACTCTGCCGAACGGAAAGCCGGTGTTTCAATATGCGATCTTCGAATCCATCCAAGGAAAAAATCTGAAGATCGTCGCTTCCGCCACGCACTTTAAAATGAAAGAAGTGGCAGACAGGGTCGGACTCCAAAGCATAGAGGAATTCATCCGAAATACGATTCCGATTTCCATACAGGATGCCGGAAATCTTTCCGCCAGATATTTGAGGGAAGCGATTCTCTCCGTGGAAAAAAAGGCCAGGCCGGAAGTCTATTTTCATAGCCTAAACGACGAAAGGATCCACCCCAACTTAAAAAAACTTTTAACCGAGACCATGAATTACGCCGCCGGAATTCCTCTCTTCGTAAAGGGCTTTCCGATCGGAATGCTCTGGGGAATCCGCCGGGATAATATGACCGAGGACCAGGAGGAGGAAGTCCGCCAACAGCTTTATTCCTTATACGACGTCATCGACTTCGTAATTTCCAAGGAAATGGGATCCAAAGGGGATCCCTATTATGCGCGCAAGAATATAGAAAAATCCGACCTGAATTCCCGGGCCAAAAACCTTTTTTATACGAGAGGATACGGACAAAACGATCCGGTTACTACGATCGTGTTCGATTCCCATACATACCACCGATCTTATCGATTGGACGCCAGCTATATCATTCCTTCCGGAGACGGCTTTTCCGTCAGCCTGAAGCGTTTCGAACCCAAGGACAAAAACGATACCGGAATCAATCTGCTTCTGATTCCTGGCTTCTTCTGTAGGCGATCCGTAATGGACAAAGTGGCTCGGGAGCTGGCTCTGAAACACGGATACAGAGTCTTTTCTATGGATATGAGAGGTCGATCGAGACGCACCCTTCCCCCGTTCGGCATCCGGGAAGGATGGACCGTCGACGACTTCATCCAGGAAGACTTTCCCGCAGTGTTACAATGGATTCAGGAAAACTTCCCGAATGAGAAGCTGGTCGCAGTGGGTCATAGCATGGGAGGAATGATTCCTCGTTTTTATTCGGCAGCTTACGAAGAAATCGTCCGGAAAAGAAAGGATTCCCCTCTTCCTCTTCCCAAACCGGAGGAGATCCTTTCCGGAATCGTTTCCATCACTTCCCCGAACTTTATCCGTCTCCAGGCCCAAATTCCTGGGCTGGATGTTTTGAAAATGGGTTTAAAATTGGTCCCTTCCAAGACCATTTCCGATTTCCTGTTCGACCTGACTTCGTTTTCTCTTCAGACCACTCTCCCCACCGTGGACCTGAATAAGTTTTTCAAATTCCTCTTGGGATTACATTCCTCTCTCCGGGCGGTGTCCTTCGACCTCCACACAAAAGTCGTGAATCTTCGGGACTTCGTGGGTTACAGGCAGATTTCTCCGCCGGAATGGTATTTTTTAATCGAAGACATTTTTTGCGAGGAATCCACCAAAGTAGTACTGCAATTCCTCAGATCCCAACTCAGCCAGGACCATTCCTTTCTTTCTTATGACGGAAATCTGGACTATACCGCTTTACAAAAGAATCTCAAAATTCCTTTGCTTTCGATTTTAGGTTCCTTAGACAAAGTCGTTCCCAGCGAAACCATCAAGGCCGATCTCGCCGCTCTTCCACACGAAAAAAACCAGATTCTTTCCTACGAACAGGGACATTTGGGAATCGTTTTCCACATGCCTGTGGTCAGAGAAATGTGCTCCGAAATCGATTCTTGGATCCGCAGATTAGACTCGACCTGA
- a CDS encoding 6-hydroxymethylpterin diphosphokinase MptE-like protein has protein sequence MPELESLLGERLREEIGEIPVCFGWKNFLGLPQSDWLPQGTKSIKICLHPAYARKFPELSREILETFRNFSPQDENRRAKTEFGRLWVHNYFRHARMYQDRPDSYRWISRKLPKRPKEIGCFAGASPNLETEEDWLREHRSKIFLLSSDTSLGFLLSRKIFPDAVLSLDSGRGTGFHFPMDFPPEIPVVTWLGGSARIFDLPNPKWLYFSTHPLDQFSRSAFFPSGPLLENPTLNLVGMAVSVFEALGFGSCIWKGFDFRRESGKTHCRGTGYERYDRFFLERKESMFRRRYISEKKWERRKAVLELWEEWSPLPFLSNVPEEAEVSSEWKLALSAAPPKFPGTGNFWRKADAILVEFPSEVRSILERQSRILDGTV, from the coding sequence TTGCCGGAACTGGAATCCCTTTTAGGAGAGCGCCTAAGGGAAGAAATCGGCGAAATTCCGGTCTGCTTCGGATGGAAGAATTTCCTGGGACTTCCCCAATCCGACTGGTTGCCGCAGGGAACCAAATCGATAAAAATCTGTCTCCATCCGGCCTATGCGCGGAAATTTCCCGAACTTTCCCGGGAGATTTTGGAAACGTTTAGAAACTTCAGTCCTCAGGATGAAAACAGAAGAGCAAAAACGGAATTCGGCAGACTTTGGGTACACAATTATTTTCGGCATGCCAGGATGTACCAGGACCGTCCGGATTCCTACCGCTGGATCTCTCGGAAATTGCCTAAGAGACCCAAGGAAATCGGTTGCTTTGCGGGAGCTTCCCCGAATCTGGAAACGGAAGAGGATTGGCTGAGAGAACATCGGTCCAAAATCTTTCTGCTCTCTTCGGACACGAGTCTAGGTTTTTTACTTTCCCGGAAAATATTTCCCGACGCAGTACTTTCCCTGGATAGTGGAAGAGGAACTGGATTCCATTTTCCGATGGATTTTCCGCCTGAAATTCCTGTGGTCACCTGGCTCGGGGGGTCGGCGAGGATTTTCGACCTTCCGAATCCGAAATGGCTGTATTTTTCCACTCATCCCCTGGACCAATTTTCTCGCTCCGCATTCTTTCCTTCGGGTCCTCTTCTGGAAAACCCTACACTGAATCTTGTCGGAATGGCGGTTTCGGTTTTCGAAGCCCTTGGTTTCGGGTCTTGTATCTGGAAAGGTTTCGACTTTCGGAGAGAATCGGGCAAAACCCATTGCAGAGGAACAGGGTACGAGAGATACGACCGCTTCTTTTTGGAAAGAAAAGAAAGCATGTTCCGAAGGAGATACATTTCGGAAAAAAAATGGGAACGCAGGAAGGCGGTACTTGAACTCTGGGAGGAATGGAGTCCCCTTCCCTTTCTCTCAAACGTACCGGAAGAGGCGGAAGTTTCTTCGGAATGGAAACTCGCTCTTTCCGCAGCCCCGCCGAAATTTCCGGGAACGGGAAATTTCTGGAGAAAAGCGGACGCAATCCTGGTCGAATTTCCTTCCGAAGTCCGTTCCATTTTGGAGAGACAAAGTCGGATTCTAGACGGAACGGTTTAG